The sequence GCCTTCCAGCCGGGCCAGGACGAGGGTGGCCATCGGCACGGTGGTGATGGCGTGCATGGCGCTGTCGAGACGGTCCACCACGGCACCGGTCGGCCCGGCGTGGTCCCAGGTGAGGGAGCGCAGTATGCCGTGCAGCTGCGCCATGCCGGCCGCCGCGGTCAGATCGTGGCCGACCACGTCGCCGATCACCAGGGCCAGGGTGCCGTCCCGGAGCGTGAACGCGTCGTACCAGTCGCCGCCGACCTGCGAACCGGCCGGCGCGGGCTGGTAACGAGCGGCCAGCTGGACCCGGCCGTGCCCGGGCAGCGGGGCGAGGAGATTGTGCTGCATGGCCTCGGCGACCTCGCGCTGGCGGCCGAACCGGCGGGCGTTGTCGATGACCAGGCCGACCCGGCGCCCGATGTCCCCGGCCACCTCCAGGTCACCGGTGCCGAAGGGCCGGGCCGGATCGGTACGCACCAGGGTCAGGGCGCCCGTTACCTGCCGTCTGGTGCCCAGCGGCACCGTGATGACGGAGGCCGCGCCCGTCGCCGTGAGGAAGGCGCTGTGCACGGCGGCCAGGGGGGAGCCGGGCAGTACGCCCGCGCCCGCCCGCTCCTGGAGCACGGGAGCGCCTCCGTGCAGCACCCGGACCAGGGGTGAGGCGGACGCCTCCCCGGCCGGTGGCGGAAGCTGACCGTGCCAGTCCTCCTGACCGGCGTCGCGGCCCTCGGGCCCCGTCACCGCCACCCGGTGCACCTGCCGGGGCCCGGCCAGGAGATCCACCGCCGCCCAGTCGGCGAGCCGGGGGACCAGGAGCCGGCTCAGCCGGGCGAGGGCCTCGTCCACCTCCAGGGTCTGCCCGAGCACATCGGTGATCTCCGCGACGAGGGTCAACCGTTCGGCAAGGCTCTCCAGCGCGCTCGTACGGGCGGCTCGTTCCGCCTGGTCCGTACGATCCGCCTGGTCCGTACGGTCCGCCCGCTCCGCAGGCGCCGAGCGCTCGCCGTGGGCACAGCGGTCGGCGGTGGTCCCGGCGACCAGGACGACCATCCCCTGGAGGACACCGTCCCGGATCAGGGGGGTGGCCGACCACGAGACCGGGACGAGCCGTCCGTCACCCCGGAGCCACCAGTCGTCGCCGCGCGCCGAGCGCGCCCCGGCCGCGGCCCGCAGCAGCGGACAGTGTTCCCTCGGGATCCGCGCGCCTGCCGGGTCACGGTGGCACAGGTCGTGCAGATCCTGCCCGTGCATGGCCGTGGCCGGCCGGTCTAGCAGCCGCGCGGCGGCCGGGTTGACGGCGACGACGCGTCCCGCCGGGTCGGTCACGGCCACGGCCTTGTCCAGCTGCTCGACGACCCGGCGCCACAGGTCCGGATCCGTCGCCGACAGCCACTTCCGGTGTTCTCCGTCCGGCCTCATGCCCTCCACCACACCACACTGCCCTTCCTCGCGGGCCGTACTCCGCCACCGGGATCCGGCGCGCGGCGCACCGGAACTCCGCTGCTCCGATGGTCCCGTTCGGGAACCCGGCCGTACGGTTGCCACGGCGGCCCTGGACGAGCGGCGCCCTCCGCACCCGGGCGGGACGGCGGGAGAGTTGAGGCCGTCCCCCCCCCCGGGTGCGGCGGGCCCCCGGAGACCCGGTGCGGGAGACCGACCGTATGGCCGGCCTGGTCCGGTGAGGAGATGCGGGACGTCGCCGCCTGAGCCGTACGTACGGGCCCGGGGGCGTCGGCACGGTTCCTCGCGGCCCCTGGGCACGGCGGCCCCCGTCGGCTATTTCACCCGGAGCCGGAGCCGGAGCCGGAGCCGGTGTCGCCCGCCGCCTCGTCGGCGGCACGGCGGTACTCGGCGTTGATGCGCTGCGCTTCCTCCAGCTGGTCCTCAAGAATGACGATCCGGCACGCGGCCTCGATCGGGGTCCCCTTGTCCACGAGTTCGCGGGCGCGAGCGGCGATCCGCAGCTGGTACCGCGAATACCGGCGGTGTCCCCCCTCCGAGCGGAGCGGAGTGATCAGCCGGGCGTCGCCGACGGCGCGCAGGAAGGCCGGGGTGGTGCCGAGCATCTCGGCCGCCCGGCCCATCGTGTACGCGGGGTAGTCGTCGTCGTCCAGACGATCATTCAGGGGATTGTCCGATGTCATGTCACCTCGCTGTGCAACGCGTCGAGGGGCCCGGCGCCGTACGGCACCAGGGCCCCGGGGAAGATTCAACACCATCGGCCGTCCCCGCCGCCGCCCCGGACCTTCTCGTTCCGGTGCCCGGCCCGGCGGAAGGAAGCGGGGACTGAATAAACTCTGCTGTCATGTGGAACCCTGATGAGTTGCTCATGGCCATTGCCGCCGCGGTGGAGTCCGAGCGAAGCAATCAGATGTCGATGACCGTGGTCGTCGGCGGCGCCGTGATCACCGGTCGGCTGGCTCCCGAGGCCGTATGGCGGGAGCGGGTGGCGGAGGTGCTGAAGGACTCGGACCGTCTCGGCCCGTTCTCCGACGTCTTCGCGCGGCGACCGCCGCACAGCCGGCCCGGTCGCGAGGAGGCGCCCGCGTACCTGCACTTCCATCTCGCCCGGATCCTTCAGGGCAGCCTCGGGATCCCGCAGTCGGGCGGGATGTACCGGGTGGCCGTCAAGGACGTGAGCGCGTGGACCGTGGGCGACCTCACCTACGTCGACCAGTGAGGCGCCGTCTCCGGGGCGGTGGTGTCTCCCGGGCGGTGACATAGCGGTGGGGGCTCTGCCGACGCGCGTCGGCAGAGCCCCCACCGGGGGACCGAGATGGTGGTCCGCTCCTCGCCAGGCCGAACGGATACCGGGCGACGACACAGCGCACGAAGCCATGGAGGCCGCCACACCCGGCTCCGCGAAACGGGGCAGGCCTCACAGGGGAGCGGTCGCGGGAGGAGTCGTGACGGGCCCTCAGGCCAGGTGGATCAGGACGACACGGCGAGGACGCCCGGAACCCGGCCGTACGTACCGCGGCCACCGGTGCGGGCCCCGGCGCGGGAGCCGAGCGGGGGCAGGGAGCCGCCGAGGACGTCCCGCAGACGGATACGGTCCGTGTACGCGGCACTCTCGCGCAGCACGGTGAGCCCGACCAGGGTGATCAAACCCGTGCTCCGGTCGTCCCCGTCGCACACGGTCAGGTAGTCGACCCGCGCGCCCGCCATGAGGGCCAGAGCCACCTCGACGGTCATGTCGTCCGGCACCCGGGGACCACCGGGTCCCGCGATGTCGTCAACCGTGGTCACGCGTACTACGTCGCGGTAGTGCGTCCGCGCTGGCGTCAAGAGGGTCTCCTTCGGGAGGGGCCGGTCGGCTCGGTGGCCGGTGCGGTCGCCGAGAGGCCGCGGGGCGCGCGGTCGTCGGACGTGCGCGGTGGTGCGGTTGTCGTAAGGCCGCAGGGTCGCGGTTGTCGAAGCCCCCGGGGCTACCGGGAGGCCATGGCGGCTCCGGGGGCCGCGCCGGCCCGGGTGGCAGTGCCGTCCCCGGACTGTCGCCGTGCCCCGCGGCCCGTCCCGGCACCG is a genomic window of Streptomyces sp. WP-1 containing:
- a CDS encoding CBS domain-containing protein, which gives rise to MTTVDDIAGPGGPRVPDDMTVEVALALMAGARVDYLTVCDGDDRSTGLITLVGLTVLRESAAYTDRIRLRDVLGGSLPPLGSRAGARTGGRGTYGRVPGVLAVSS
- a CDS encoding SpoIIE family protein phosphatase; its protein translation is MRPDGEHRKWLSATDPDLWRRVVEQLDKAVAVTDPAGRVVAVNPAAARLLDRPATAMHGQDLHDLCHRDPAGARIPREHCPLLRAAAGARSARGDDWWLRGDGRLVPVSWSATPLIRDGVLQGMVVLVAGTTADRCAHGERSAPAERADRTDQADRTDQAERAARTSALESLAERLTLVAEITDVLGQTLEVDEALARLSRLLVPRLADWAAVDLLAGPRQVHRVAVTGPEGRDAGQEDWHGQLPPPAGEASASPLVRVLHGGAPVLQERAGAGVLPGSPLAAVHSAFLTATGAASVITVPLGTRRQVTGALTLVRTDPARPFGTGDLEVAGDIGRRVGLVIDNARRFGRQREVAEAMQHNLLAPLPGHGRVQLAARYQPAPAGSQVGGDWYDAFTLRDGTLALVIGDVVGHDLTAAAGMAQLHGILRSLTWDHAGPTGAVVDRLDSAMHAITTVPMATLVLARLEGPDTGPWTLYWTSAGHPPPLLLTPDGNAQYLEAGQGLLLGTQFGGAQRPTAAHALPAGSTLLLYTDGLIEVPGSDLDTGFRRLRRHALALAEESLDTLCDQLSARVPAGSTDDIALLALRLPGAP
- a CDS encoding MerR family transcriptional regulator; its protein translation is MTSDNPLNDRLDDDDYPAYTMGRAAEMLGTTPAFLRAVGDARLITPLRSEGGHRRYSRYQLRIAARARELVDKGTPIEAACRIVILEDQLEEAQRINAEYRRAADEAAGDTGSGSGSGSG